The Nocardia arthritidis genome has a window encoding:
- a CDS encoding FAD-dependent monooxygenase → MTTTERVPVLVVGGGLVGISTALFLEYHGIPYLLVERRNSVSALPRARGVHTRTSEMFRQVGVERQVEQVSAGVVKAGSFGGASRGATLTTATQLDLGHLRHGVAGGVASPSKFCFAPQVSLEPALVETARARGGDLRFGTELIEFDADTTGVTARVRDAKGKRIIRADYLIAADGASSPVRQTLGIGGWTVAPTEHYINTFARVDLTAVLGGKTFSQCEIRNDTVRCLVLAKNNTDEWSFHLEYDPDRESIADYPDTRCVELIRAAVGIPDIPVDVLGKAAWDTGVFVADEYRRGRIFLVGDAAHRHAPWGGFGANTGIADAHNLVWKLAAVWSGVAEDALLDSYQTERRPRAVVAVEQTMRNVDFDARYGIRTADNAEAFAGKLDFGTVLMKYRYESTALFGGESAGHVPELTGQVGTRVPHMWIDADEQVSTVDLPGPGFGLLIVGTSARWRDAAAKAQRDTGIDITVDALPAAEWSACTGLPEGGALLVRPDMYVAARSDAGLDPASLTEVVRRITGRVTAADYAESA, encoded by the coding sequence ATGACAACAACCGAACGTGTCCCGGTGCTCGTGGTCGGGGGCGGCCTGGTCGGTATCTCGACCGCACTGTTCCTCGAATATCACGGCATCCCTTATCTTCTCGTCGAACGCAGGAACTCCGTGTCGGCGTTGCCCCGCGCCCGCGGCGTACACACCAGGACCAGCGAGATGTTCCGGCAGGTCGGTGTCGAGCGGCAGGTCGAGCAGGTTTCCGCGGGCGTGGTCAAGGCGGGCTCCTTCGGCGGAGCGAGCCGTGGCGCGACCCTGACCACCGCGACTCAGCTGGATCTCGGGCACCTGCGCCACGGCGTCGCGGGCGGCGTGGCGAGTCCGTCCAAGTTTTGCTTCGCCCCACAGGTGTCGCTCGAACCGGCGTTGGTCGAAACGGCCCGGGCCCGCGGTGGCGATCTGCGCTTCGGTACCGAGTTGATCGAATTCGATGCGGACACCACCGGTGTCACGGCCCGCGTGCGAGATGCCAAGGGCAAGAGGATCATTCGCGCCGATTACCTTATCGCCGCCGACGGCGCGAGCAGTCCGGTCCGGCAGACGCTCGGCATCGGCGGCTGGACGGTGGCGCCGACCGAGCATTACATCAATACCTTCGCGCGGGTCGACCTCACCGCGGTGCTCGGCGGAAAAACCTTCAGCCAGTGCGAAATTCGCAATGACACTGTGCGCTGCCTGGTGCTGGCGAAGAACAACACCGATGAATGGTCGTTCCATCTCGAATACGATCCAGATCGGGAAAGCATCGCCGACTACCCGGACACGCGCTGCGTCGAATTGATCCGCGCAGCCGTCGGCATCCCCGATATTCCAGTCGATGTTCTCGGCAAAGCGGCTTGGGACACTGGCGTTTTCGTCGCCGACGAATACCGCCGCGGCCGTATCTTCCTCGTGGGTGACGCGGCCCACCGGCACGCGCCGTGGGGCGGTTTCGGCGCGAACACCGGTATCGCCGACGCGCACAATCTGGTGTGGAAGCTCGCGGCCGTATGGTCCGGTGTCGCCGAGGACGCGCTGTTGGACAGCTACCAGACCGAACGCCGACCCCGTGCCGTCGTCGCCGTTGAACAGACAATGCGGAATGTGGATTTCGATGCCCGCTACGGCATCCGGACCGCTGACAATGCCGAAGCCTTCGCCGGGAAGCTGGATTTCGGCACCGTGCTGATGAAATACCGATACGAATCCACGGCCCTGTTCGGCGGCGAATCCGCCGGGCACGTCCCGGAATTGACCGGCCAGGTCGGCACCAGGGTGCCGCATATGTGGATCGACGCCGACGAGCAGGTCTCCACCGTCGACCTGCCCGGCCCCGGTTTCGGTCTGCTCATCGTGGGCACCTCGGCGCGCTGGCGCGATGCGGCGGCAAAAGCCCAGCGCGACACCGGAATCGACATCACCGTCGACGCGCTGCCCGCCGCGGAGTGGTCGGCGTGCACCGGGCTGCCGGAGGGCGGTGCGCTGCTGGTGCGCCCGGATATGTATGTCGCGGCGCGCTCGGACGCGGGTCTGGATCCGGCATCGCTCACCGAGGTGGTGCGCCGGATCACCGGCCGGGTCACCGCGGCCGATTACGCGGAGTCCGCGTGA
- a CDS encoding SAM-dependent methyltransferase: MPEHPRAPVGVDPSKPNAARIYNYMLGGKDNYEIDQLVAHRMLAVAPDTRTMAWFSRQFMLRCVQFTAEQGIRQFIDIGAGIPISPNAHEVARKIQPTALVASVDYDPVVDAHAHAAFSAAPGVTPILADVRRPVELIERCHTEAGIDWSEPVAILLVGVMHYVMDDEGPDDIFARLRDAMAPGSYLALTHGWDESARDFMAQSTNDTFGSSAQIRFRSETEVARLCEGFELMEPGLVPIQQWLDENLPVTRLALLSAVCRKK, encoded by the coding sequence GTGCCGGAACATCCGCGCGCACCGGTGGGCGTCGATCCGTCGAAGCCGAATGCGGCGCGCATATACAACTACATGCTCGGCGGCAAGGACAACTACGAAATCGATCAGCTGGTCGCCCATCGCATGCTCGCCGTCGCACCGGATACCAGAACCATGGCCTGGTTCAGCAGACAATTCATGCTGCGCTGCGTGCAGTTCACCGCCGAGCAGGGCATCCGTCAATTCATCGATATCGGCGCGGGAATACCCATTTCACCCAATGCGCACGAGGTGGCGCGCAAGATCCAGCCGACGGCGCTGGTGGCGTCGGTCGACTACGACCCGGTGGTCGACGCGCACGCCCACGCGGCGTTCTCCGCCGCGCCGGGCGTGACGCCGATCCTCGCCGATGTGCGCAGGCCCGTCGAGCTCATCGAGCGGTGCCACACCGAGGCCGGAATCGACTGGTCCGAGCCGGTCGCGATCCTGCTCGTCGGCGTCATGCACTACGTCATGGACGACGAAGGCCCCGACGACATCTTCGCCCGCCTGCGCGATGCCATGGCGCCGGGCAGCTACCTGGCCCTCACCCACGGATGGGACGAAAGCGCCAGGGACTTCATGGCTCAATCCACGAACGACACCTTCGGCAGCTCCGCGCAGATCCGATTTCGCTCGGAGACCGAGGTCGCCCGGCTGTGCGAGGGCTTCGAACTGATGGAACCCGGCCTGGTGCCGATCCAGCAATGGCTAGACGAAAACCTGCCGGTCACCCGGCTCGCCCTGCTGAGCGCCGTCTGCCGGAAGAAGTGA
- a CDS encoding MFS transporter, which yields MDTTATRDPRRWWILIVLCLSTLVLVIDNFVLAVAVPPLAADLHASAQDIQWILDSYILVFAGALLTAGSLADRFGRRRVMVLGLALFGLASLAATLAASPIEMIAARAVMGVGGALVLPSTLSILITVFDDAERRKAMSCWSAASVLGLVGGPVLGGVLIAHFWWGAAFLINIPVAALAIVAALLLMPESKGPWTKPDLPGALLSAIGMTALVWTIIEFPKGGFDHASTLSTLTVAVAALGAFVWWERRVEHPMVPLSLFGNRDFSGGSLSLTLVQVANGGLLLVLTQYLQFVLGYSPTEAGLAFIPMLLASILCNALGAGLGTKIGNRTLAVTGMLISTAGLCLLATMSADSGFPLVACALVVLGAGAGLAQPAAVATLMSAVPAEQAGVGSALNDTIQQAGAALGIAVLGSVLSSTFGNTMPATAPEAARRSIGDALAVAAQTGDSGLVATARDAFTQAMSASFYAGAAGILAGAVVALLVMRNRKTPVAPEGAEAAAEPELSLAE from the coding sequence ATGGACACGACCGCAACGCGCGATCCGAGGCGCTGGTGGATCCTGATCGTGCTGTGCCTCAGCACGCTCGTCCTGGTCATCGACAATTTCGTGCTGGCCGTGGCGGTCCCGCCGCTGGCCGCTGACCTGCACGCGAGCGCCCAGGACATCCAGTGGATCCTCGATTCCTACATCCTGGTCTTCGCGGGCGCCCTGCTCACCGCGGGCAGCCTCGCCGACCGCTTCGGCAGGCGGCGGGTGATGGTGCTCGGCCTGGCCCTGTTCGGCCTCGCCTCACTGGCCGCGACGCTGGCCGCCAGCCCGATCGAGATGATCGCGGCCCGCGCGGTGATGGGTGTCGGTGGGGCGCTGGTGCTGCCGAGCACGCTCTCCATCCTGATCACCGTGTTCGACGACGCGGAACGCCGCAAGGCGATGAGCTGCTGGAGCGCCGCGTCGGTGCTCGGCCTGGTCGGCGGTCCGGTACTGGGCGGCGTGCTGATCGCGCACTTCTGGTGGGGCGCGGCCTTTTTGATCAACATTCCGGTGGCCGCGCTGGCCATCGTCGCCGCACTGCTGCTGATGCCGGAATCCAAGGGGCCGTGGACCAAGCCCGACCTGCCGGGCGCGCTGCTGTCGGCGATCGGGATGACCGCGCTGGTGTGGACCATCATCGAATTCCCCAAGGGCGGCTTCGACCACGCGAGCACACTGAGCACGCTGACCGTCGCCGTCGCCGCCCTCGGCGCCTTCGTGTGGTGGGAGCGGCGGGTCGAGCACCCGATGGTGCCGCTGAGCCTGTTCGGCAATCGGGATTTCAGCGGCGGCAGCCTCTCGCTGACGCTGGTGCAGGTCGCCAACGGCGGTCTGCTGCTGGTGCTGACCCAATACCTGCAGTTCGTGCTCGGCTACTCGCCGACCGAGGCCGGGCTGGCGTTCATCCCGATGCTGCTGGCCTCCATCCTGTGCAACGCGCTGGGCGCTGGGCTCGGCACCAAGATCGGCAACCGCACCCTGGCCGTCACCGGCATGCTGATTTCCACCGCGGGACTCTGCCTGCTGGCCACTATGTCCGCCGACAGCGGCTTCCCGCTGGTGGCGTGCGCGCTGGTGGTGCTCGGGGCGGGGGCGGGACTGGCCCAACCCGCGGCCGTCGCCACGCTGATGAGCGCGGTGCCCGCCGAACAAGCCGGGGTCGGCTCGGCGCTGAACGACACCATCCAGCAGGCGGGTGCCGCCCTCGGCATCGCGGTGCTCGGCAGCGTCCTGTCCAGCACCTTCGGCAACACCATGCCCGCCACCGCACCGGAGGCCGCGCGCCGCTCGATCGGTGACGCGCTGGCCGTGGCCGCACAGACCGGTGATTCCGGATTGGTCGCCACCGCCCGAGACGCCTTCACCCAGGCGATGTCGGCCAGCTTCTACGCGGGCGCGGCGGGCATTCTGGCGGGGGCGGTGGTCGCGCTACTAGTCATGCGCAATCGCAAGACTCCCGTCGCGCCGGAGGGAGCCGAGGCCGCGGCGGAACCCGAACTGTCCCTTGCCGAGTGA
- a CDS encoding TetR/AcrR family transcriptional regulator, whose amino-acid sequence MPTEKPAVSSVWTRPRRGREQPALTREHIVAEAIGLLDADGMDALSMRTLGARLNAGATSLYRHVANRDELIELVVDEVYGEIRVPKIGKREEWRTATTEFAGSLRAMMLRHPWMAMTLGQVGLSYLGPNYMRTTDQSVALFEVGGFDTEEAGDAITALWSYVIGMSITEAAWLTVLNRSGQTEREMLAELRPVVEAATKDLPRVQASSPPSDWEDPERIRDRKFAYGLDRMLDGLQTRRG is encoded by the coding sequence GTGCCAACCGAAAAACCGGCGGTCAGCTCGGTCTGGACCCGCCCGCGCCGCGGCCGCGAACAACCCGCCCTGACCAGGGAGCACATCGTGGCCGAGGCGATCGGGCTACTCGATGCCGACGGTATGGACGCGCTGAGCATGCGCACCCTCGGCGCCCGGCTCAATGCCGGCGCCACCTCCCTGTACCGCCATGTGGCCAATCGCGATGAGCTCATCGAGCTGGTCGTCGACGAGGTGTACGGCGAGATCCGGGTGCCGAAGATCGGCAAGCGCGAGGAATGGCGCACGGCCACAACGGAATTCGCGGGCAGCCTGCGGGCGATGATGCTGCGTCATCCGTGGATGGCGATGACCCTCGGCCAGGTCGGTCTGTCCTATCTGGGGCCGAACTACATGCGGACGACCGATCAATCCGTCGCGCTGTTCGAGGTCGGCGGATTCGACACCGAGGAGGCGGGCGACGCCATCACCGCCCTGTGGAGCTACGTCATCGGTATGAGCATCACCGAGGCCGCATGGTTGACGGTGCTGAACCGCAGCGGCCAGACGGAGCGGGAGATGCTCGCCGAGCTGCGGCCCGTCGTCGAGGCGGCCACGAAAGACCTTCCGCGCGTTCAGGCTTCCAGTCCGCCCTCCGACTGGGAAGATCCAGAGCGGATCCGCGACCGCAAATTCGCCTACGGCCTGGACCGCATGCTCGACGGCCTGCAGACCCGCCGGGGATGA
- a CDS encoding ABC transporter ATP-binding protein yields the protein MSIESVAWSQLYRQAHAPQERRAFSRATARRIIAFARPHRLPLLGFLVFSIASALLAVANPVLAGRVVNDIVGHAAPRSVVTLAAIIGAVAVLDAALGIAIRWLSARIGEGLILDLRTAVFDHVQRMPVAFFTRTRTGALVSRLNNDVIGAQRAFSSTLSGVVTNIVTLLLTLAVMVRLSWQITLLALLLLPLFMIPARRMGVRVAGIQREAAQLNAAMSTQMTERFSAPGATLVKLFGRPQQESDEFALRAGRVRDIGVRTAMLQTVFVTALTLVSALAVALVYGLGGWYALRGQLDAGAVVSLSLLLTRLYSPLTSLASARIDIMSALVSFERVFEILDLEPLIEDAPDAKPVPAGPVSVEFDDVHFAYPAADKVSLASLEDVATLDTRGGVEVLHGISFQARAGQMIALVGSSGAGKSTIAQLVSRLYDVDGGAVRLNGVDVRELTGRSIQDTVGLVTQDGHLFHASVRENLLLARPEATEAQLWDALTRARLRELVESMADGLDTVVGERGYRLSGGERQRLTIARLLLKQPRVVILDEATASLDSTSEAAVQEALAEALDGRTALVIAHRLSTIRNADRILVLEDGRIIEEGTHGQLLGADGRYSELYRTQFADDTEQVAA from the coding sequence ATGAGTATCGAGTCGGTGGCCTGGAGTCAGCTGTATCGGCAGGCGCACGCGCCGCAGGAGCGGCGCGCGTTCAGCCGTGCGACGGCCCGGCGCATCATCGCGTTCGCGCGGCCGCATCGGCTGCCGCTGCTCGGATTCCTGGTGTTCAGCATCGCGTCGGCGCTGCTCGCGGTGGCCAATCCGGTGCTCGCCGGGCGGGTGGTGAACGATATCGTCGGGCATGCCGCCCCGCGTTCGGTGGTGACGCTCGCGGCGATCATCGGCGCGGTGGCCGTGCTGGACGCCGCGCTCGGCATCGCGATCCGCTGGCTGTCCGCCCGCATCGGCGAGGGCCTGATCCTCGACCTGCGGACCGCCGTCTTCGATCACGTACAGCGGATGCCGGTCGCCTTCTTCACCCGCACCCGCACCGGCGCGCTGGTGAGCAGGCTCAACAACGATGTGATCGGCGCGCAGCGGGCGTTCAGCTCGACGCTTTCCGGCGTCGTCACCAATATCGTGACGCTGCTGCTCACCCTGGCGGTGATGGTGCGGCTGTCGTGGCAGATCACGCTGCTCGCGCTGCTGCTGTTACCGCTGTTCATGATTCCGGCGCGGCGCATGGGGGTCCGGGTCGCCGGTATCCAGCGCGAGGCTGCCCAGCTCAACGCCGCGATGAGCACCCAGATGACCGAGCGGTTCTCCGCGCCCGGCGCCACCCTGGTCAAACTGTTCGGCAGGCCGCAGCAGGAGTCCGACGAATTCGCGCTGCGCGCCGGACGGGTGCGCGATATCGGGGTGCGCACCGCCATGCTGCAGACCGTCTTCGTCACCGCGCTGACGTTGGTTTCCGCGCTGGCGGTGGCGCTGGTGTACGGGCTCGGCGGTTGGTACGCGCTGCGCGGGCAGCTGGATGCCGGTGCGGTGGTTTCGCTTTCGCTGCTGCTCACCCGGCTGTACAGCCCGCTCACCTCGCTGGCGAGCGCCCGTATCGACATCATGTCGGCGCTGGTGAGCTTCGAGCGGGTCTTCGAGATCCTGGATCTGGAACCGCTCATCGAGGACGCGCCCGATGCGAAACCGGTTCCGGCCGGCCCGGTTTCGGTGGAATTCGACGACGTCCACTTCGCCTATCCGGCCGCCGACAAGGTTTCGCTCGCCTCGCTGGAGGATGTCGCGACCCTGGACACCCGCGGCGGAGTCGAGGTGTTGCACGGGATTTCGTTCCAGGCGCGGGCCGGGCAGATGATCGCACTGGTCGGCTCGTCCGGCGCCGGGAAATCCACCATCGCCCAACTGGTTTCGCGCCTGTACGACGTGGACGGCGGCGCGGTCCGGCTCAACGGCGTCGACGTACGCGAGCTGACCGGCCGGTCCATCCAGGACACCGTCGGCCTGGTGACCCAGGACGGCCATCTCTTCCACGCGTCCGTGCGGGAGAATCTGCTGCTGGCCCGGCCCGAGGCCACCGAGGCGCAGCTGTGGGATGCCTTGACGCGCGCCAGATTACGCGAACTGGTCGAGAGCATGGCCGATGGTCTGGATACCGTGGTCGGCGAGCGCGGCTACCGGCTTTCCGGCGGCGAACGCCAGCGTCTGACCATCGCGCGGCTGCTGCTCAAACAACCGCGCGTCGTCATCCTCGACGAGGCCACCGCATCGCTCGACTCGACCTCGGAGGCCGCGGTGCAGGAGGCGCTGGCCGAAGCCCTCGACGGCAGAACGGCTTTGGTGATCGCGCACCGGTTGTCCACCATCCGCAACGCGGATCGGATCCTGGTGCTCGAGGACGGCCGGATCATCGAGGAGGGCACGCACGGACAGCTGCTCGGCGCGGACGGGCGGTATTCCGAGCTGTACCGGACGCAGTTCGCCGACGACACCGAACAGGTGGCGGCCTGA
- a CDS encoding acryloyl-CoA reductase, which produces MEFLAMVAHESDSGIVLARQQVGADFLGPGDVTIKVHYSSANYKDALAITPRGGVVRKYPIIPGIDIIGEVFATDVDDFAPGDLVVAHGYDIGVSHNGGFAEYARVPADWVVKLDTLNARDAAALGTAGFTAALSVQSLLDRGLTPDDGAVLVTGATGGVGSVAVDILSGLGFEVIASTGKTDAGDLLTELGANEVIGRLPEDPEAKLRPLGKAQWAAAVDSVGGKSLAYILSSIGYGGAVAVSGLTGGSDLPTTVMPFILRGVALLGIDSAYVPIDRRRELWTKLGKEYRPQHLSRLENYAPITDAEKVLRAIQGGTHSGRTILGVAGEF; this is translated from the coding sequence ATGGAGTTCTTGGCGATGGTGGCACACGAATCGGACAGCGGGATCGTGCTGGCGCGCCAGCAGGTCGGTGCGGATTTCCTCGGACCTGGCGACGTCACGATCAAGGTGCACTACTCGAGCGCGAACTATAAGGACGCCCTCGCGATCACCCCGCGCGGTGGTGTGGTGCGCAAGTATCCGATCATTCCCGGCATCGACATCATCGGTGAGGTCTTCGCCACCGACGTCGACGATTTCGCGCCGGGCGATCTGGTGGTCGCGCACGGCTACGACATCGGGGTGTCGCACAACGGCGGCTTCGCCGAATACGCCAGGGTGCCCGCCGACTGGGTGGTCAAACTGGACACGCTCAACGCCAGGGACGCCGCCGCGCTGGGCACCGCGGGTTTCACCGCGGCGCTGAGCGTGCAGTCGCTGCTCGATCGCGGCCTCACCCCCGACGACGGGGCGGTCCTGGTCACCGGCGCGACCGGCGGTGTCGGCAGCGTCGCGGTGGATATTCTGTCCGGCCTCGGCTTCGAGGTGATCGCGTCGACCGGTAAGACCGACGCGGGCGATCTGCTCACCGAACTCGGCGCGAACGAGGTGATCGGCAGGCTGCCCGAGGATCCCGAGGCCAAGCTGCGTCCGCTCGGCAAGGCGCAGTGGGCCGCCGCGGTGGACAGCGTCGGCGGCAAGTCGCTGGCCTACATCCTGAGTTCGATCGGCTACGGCGGCGCGGTCGCCGTCAGCGGGCTCACCGGCGGCTCCGACCTGCCGACCACGGTTATGCCGTTCATCCTGCGCGGTGTCGCGCTGCTCGGCATCGATTCGGCGTACGTGCCGATCGACCGGCGCCGGGAGCTGTGGACCAAACTCGGCAAAGAGTATCGGCCGCAACATCTTTCGCGGTTGGAGAACTACGCGCCCATCACCGACGCGGAAAAGGTGCTGCGGGCCATCCAGGGTGGAACGCATTCGGGCCGAACGATTCTGGGTGTCGCGGGCGAATTCTGA
- a CDS encoding DNA polymerase IV, with protein sequence MARWLLHVDLDQFQAAVEFRRHPELRGLPVIVGGNGDPTEPRKVVTCASYPARAYGVRAGMALRSAQRKCPDGIFLPLDMTTYEEASDEVMSLLRTFPGRVEVWGWDEAFLAADTDDPEALAREIRAAIATLELTCAIGIGDNKLTAKLATGFAKSSHKDSAEPNIAAAQGMFRLTAANWSEVMAHRPTNALWGIGSRIAARLAELGINTVADLMSADRHRLAAEFGPNTGPYLWVLGRGKGDTEVTEKPRIPVGRSKSETFPHDLTDRAEIRAQVARLATEVAEEMAAAGRIPMRVSVTVRSNTFYTRSKQEKLAEPTTDVPTIVAAALRIVDRFELDRPVRLLGVRLELVPQ encoded by the coding sequence ATGGCCCGTTGGCTGTTGCACGTCGATCTCGACCAGTTCCAGGCAGCGGTGGAATTCCGCCGTCATCCGGAGCTGCGCGGCCTGCCGGTCATCGTCGGCGGCAACGGCGACCCCACCGAGCCCCGCAAGGTGGTGACCTGCGCGTCCTATCCGGCAAGGGCCTACGGCGTGCGGGCCGGGATGGCGCTGCGCAGCGCACAGCGCAAATGTCCGGACGGCATCTTCCTGCCACTGGATATGACCACCTACGAGGAGGCGTCGGACGAGGTCATGTCGCTGCTGCGCACCTTCCCGGGCCGGGTCGAGGTCTGGGGCTGGGACGAAGCCTTCCTCGCCGCCGACACCGACGATCCGGAGGCGCTGGCCCGCGAAATCCGCGCCGCCATCGCCACATTGGAGCTCACCTGCGCCATCGGCATCGGGGACAACAAGCTCACCGCCAAGCTGGCCACCGGCTTCGCCAAGTCGTCGCACAAGGATTCGGCCGAGCCGAATATCGCCGCCGCACAGGGGATGTTCCGGCTCACCGCCGCCAACTGGTCGGAGGTGATGGCGCACCGGCCGACGAACGCGCTGTGGGGCATCGGCAGCCGGATCGCGGCCCGGCTCGCCGAACTCGGCATAAACACCGTCGCCGACCTGATGTCCGCCGATCGGCACCGTCTCGCCGCCGAATTCGGCCCGAACACGGGCCCGTATCTGTGGGTGCTCGGCCGCGGCAAGGGCGATACCGAGGTGACCGAGAAGCCGCGAATTCCGGTGGGCCGCAGCAAATCCGAGACCTTCCCACACGATCTCACCGACCGTGCCGAGATCCGCGCCCAGGTGGCTCGCCTGGCCACCGAGGTCGCCGAGGAGATGGCCGCCGCGGGCCGGATCCCGATGCGGGTCTCGGTGACCGTGCGCAGCAACACCTTCTACACCCGCAGCAAACAGGAGAAGCTGGCCGAGCCCACCACCGATGTGCCGACGATCGTGGCGGCGGCGCTGCGCATCGTCGACCGATTCGAGCTGGATCGGCCCGTGCGGCTGCTCGGCGTCCGGCTGGAGTTGGTGCCGCAGTAG
- a CDS encoding DUF1707 SHOCT-like domain-containing protein produces the protein MADTFEPRLPAQVPQNLIGDTDRELVARQLQRAVEEGRIDLFELDKRLVAVYAARTSTELVAVTADLPVPVAEPLELRTGSGSREKVGNWIVPSEITLEVRSGSIKLDFTEAFCPHTEVTVRVQVGSGHVQLIMPRGWQVEFDRIEVRSGDLQSKVTEPRQPGAPLLRFEGQVGSGSVLARYPRPPRRSFWAWLLRRPRPVA, from the coding sequence ATGGCCGACACATTCGAACCGCGGCTGCCGGCGCAGGTTCCGCAGAATCTGATCGGCGATACCGATCGCGAGCTGGTCGCGCGCCAGCTGCAGCGCGCCGTCGAGGAGGGCAGGATCGATCTGTTCGAACTGGATAAGCGGCTCGTCGCGGTATACGCGGCGCGAACCTCGACCGAACTCGTCGCGGTCACCGCCGATCTGCCCGTGCCGGTGGCCGAACCACTGGAGCTGCGCACCGGGAGCGGATCGCGGGAGAAGGTCGGCAACTGGATCGTCCCGTCCGAGATCACCCTCGAAGTCCGTTCCGGCTCGATAAAACTCGATTTCACGGAGGCGTTCTGCCCGCACACCGAGGTGACGGTACGGGTCCAGGTGGGGTCGGGCCATGTGCAGCTGATCATGCCGCGCGGCTGGCAGGTCGAGTTCGATCGAATCGAGGTCCGCAGCGGCGACCTGCAGAGCAAGGTGACCGAACCGCGGCAGCCGGGTGCGCCGCTGCTGCGATTCGAGGGCCAGGTCGGTTCGGGTTCGGTGCTGGCCCGCTATCCCCGCCCGCCGCGCCGGTCGTTCTGGGCGTGGCTGCTGCGCCGCCCGCGTCCGGTGGCCTGA